Proteins encoded within one genomic window of Mya arenaria isolate MELC-2E11 chromosome 13, ASM2691426v1:
- the LOC128215604 gene encoding uncharacterized protein LOC128215604: MITRTIKLRFIVFLLTALCFGYGLMAIMLLNKDKEVISTEQVRLNRRNALNKTSSELSPELLPNMTFPFFEAEMHEDFPTLKDATPKIPHILHQTYKSEEIPTHYVPMIKSFLELHPNWTYYFWTEDSARRLLAKKYPYFLPIWDGYKDPMNRADALRYFVLYEYGGVYTDCDVRFLRPLDRATKVFSAILPLEPFEHSVFRLKMPFLTNNAIMMSRPRHPFFKLLMDSLKSAKNRNWMLVVAGPVFVNRAFVKYNNINQSALRIFKDNPSVNGLVPYNLQEISKYPMTHENHVLVPNTHFFLNTLAYKFDDDGVIRLCI, from the exons ATGATAACACGAACTATCAAATTgcgttttattgtgtttttattaactGCTTTATGTTTCGGTTATGGGCTAATGGCAATTATGCTTCTAAATAAAG ATAAAGAAGTTATAAGCACAGAGCAAGTCCGGTTGAATAGGAGGAATGcattaaacaaaacatcatcCGAACTATCTCCGGAGTTATTACCAAATATGACGTTTCCATTTTTCGAAGCTGAAATGCATGAAGATTTCCCAACACTAAAGGATGCTACACCGAAGATTCCCCATATTTTACATCAAACATACAAATCGGAAGAAATCCCTACTCACTACGTTCCTATGATTAAGTCCTTCCTCGAGCTACACCCAAATTGGACCTATTATTTCTGGACTGAGGACTCAGCCAGAAGGCTACTGGCAAAGAAATACCCATACTTTCTACCGATATGGGATGGCTATAAAGATCCCATGAACAGAGCAGATGCTCTAAGATATTTTGTACTTTATGAGTACGGCGGTGTTTATACAGACTGTGATGTTAGGTTTTTACGCCCGCTGGACAGAGCTACTAAAGTGTTTTCCGCAATCCTACCCCTTGAACCGTTTGAACACAGCGTGTTCCGATTGAAGATGCCGTTCCTGACTAACAATGCTATCATGATGAGTCGCCCTAGACACCCATTCTTTAAGCTTTTGATGGACAGTCTAAAATCTGCGAAAAACAGGAACTGGATGCTGGTCGTTGCAGGGCCTGTTTTTGTCAACCGTGCATTTGTAAAGtacaataatataaatcaatCCGCACTTAGAATATTCAAAGATAACCCTTCAGTCAACGGATTAGTGCCATACAACCTACAGGAGATATCAAAATACCCAATGACTCATGAAAACCATGTCCTTGTTCCGAATACGCACTTTTTTCTAAATACGCTGGCGTATAAATTTGATGACGATGGTGTTATTAGACTGTGTATATAG